The region GCGCCGCCCGGATATGAATGTGCTGTACCTTTCTGCCGAGCAATTCATGTACCGCTTCGTGCAAGCTCTGCGCGACCGCAAGATGATGGATTTCAAAGAGATCTTCCGTTCGGTCGACGTTCTGATGGTTGATGACGTCCAGTTCATCGCGGGCAAGGATTCCACCCAAGAAGAGTTCTTCCATACGTTCAACGCGCTGGTAGACCAGCACAAGCAGATCATCATCTCTGCCGACCGCGCACCGGGTGAGATCAAAGACCTCGAAGACCGCGTGAAATCACGCCTGCAATGCGGCTTGATCGTGGACCTACACCCGACGGACTATGAGCTTCGGCTCGGCATTCTGCAAAGCAAGGTCGAAGTGCAGCGCAAGACCTACCCTGACCTCGAAGTCGCCGATGGCGTTTTGGAATTCCTCGCTCATCGCATCACCTCGAACGTCCGCGTCCTCGAAGGTGCGCTGACCCGTCTGTTCGCTTTCGCCTCGCTCGTGGGCCGCGAGATCGACATGGGGCTGACGCAGGACTGTCTGGCCGACGTGCTGCGCGCCTCAGAGCGCAAAATTTCGGTCGAGGAAATCCAGCGGAAAGTGTCGGATCACTACAACATTCGTCTGAGCGATATGATCGGCCCCAAGCGCCTGCGCAGCTATGCCCGCCCGCGTCAGGTGGCGATGTATCTGTGCAAGCAAATGACCAGCCGCTCCCTGCCCGAGATTGGCCGTCGCTTTGGCGGGCGCGATCATACCACCGTCATGCACGGTGTGCGCCGGATCGAAGAACTGAAGGTTTCTGACGGTCAGATTGCCGAGGATCTGGAACTGCTGCGCCGGGCGCTCGAATCCTAAGCACTGCTGCTTGAGGGGTTGTCCTCAAGACACGGTTAAACAGCGATCAGGGGCGCAGCCTGCGCCCCTCTTGCATTCACCTCAACAAAGCCACAAAAGTTCTTGTGTAAGCGTGGGAACCGGGTAGTTTGCCTCTCCCGGCAATCGGTATTGGGAGAAGGCATATGAAATTCAGCATCGAACGCGCGGCACTGCTCAAGGCCGTTTCGCAAGCCCAATCCGTGGTCGAGCGCCGCAACACCATCCCGATTCTCGCCAACGTGCTGATCGAAGCCGAAGGCAGCGATGTCTCCTTCCGCGC is a window of Sulfitobacter sp. W027 DNA encoding:
- the dnaA gene encoding chromosomal replication initiator protein DnaA — protein: MTQDQWGEIKQRLLKTVGQNNYTTWIEPLVPGDVEDGIVTLKVPTNFFGNYVSQNFSDLILHEINAAGTDATRLNFALNLQPANAADKPAPAARQTTAAVKPSANTQLSTAPLDPRFSFDNFVVGKPNELAHAAARRVAEGGPVTFNPLFLYGGVGLGKTHLMHAIARELHERRPDMNVLYLSAEQFMYRFVQALRDRKMMDFKEIFRSVDVLMVDDVQFIAGKDSTQEEFFHTFNALVDQHKQIIISADRAPGEIKDLEDRVKSRLQCGLIVDLHPTDYELRLGILQSKVEVQRKTYPDLEVADGVLEFLAHRITSNVRVLEGALTRLFAFASLVGREIDMGLTQDCLADVLRASERKISVEEIQRKVSDHYNIRLSDMIGPKRLRSYARPRQVAMYLCKQMTSRSLPEIGRRFGGRDHTTVMHGVRRIEELKVSDGQIAEDLELLRRALES